The following coding sequences are from one Sphingomonadaceae bacterium OTU29LAMAA1 window:
- a CDS encoding Tat pathway signal protein yields the protein MIDRRHLLGTGGLALAGVVGGCATTRAPSPASANAPLDLIADLQERSFRFFWDTTDPATGWAPDRWPTPSFSSIAAVGFALTAYPVGVVNGWITREQARARTLATLEWFAAAPQGSGADDASGHKGFFYHFLGVTKGLRFARAELSTIDTALLIAGVLFAGTWFDDRTDPAEARIRTLADQLYVAIDWTWIVPRPPFLSMGWHPESGFIPSDWNIYNEGMLMYLLAIASPTHPLPPATWGALTQRFEAAWTDRWGEPYLHYPPLFVHQYSHVWIDFRGIQDPFIKSKGIDYFENSRRAVRNQRAYGIANPGGWVGYDKDCWGWTACDGPGDFKLTLRGRQRQFFSYSERGPGTRDDGTIAPTAAAGSIAFEPELAATCLRTMHQRYGEGIYGKYGFLDSFNPTLTDANAPLKHGQIVTGTGWVDKDYLGIDQGPIVAMIENQRTGLIWKTMQRNPHLRRGLERAGFRGGWLG from the coding sequence ATGATCGACAGACGACACCTTCTCGGCACCGGCGGGCTGGCGCTCGCCGGGGTGGTGGGCGGTTGCGCCACAACGCGAGCGCCCTCTCCTGCGTCGGCCAACGCGCCACTCGATCTGATTGCCGATCTTCAGGAACGCAGCTTCCGCTTCTTCTGGGACACCACCGATCCCGCCACAGGGTGGGCGCCCGATCGCTGGCCTACCCCCAGCTTCTCCTCGATCGCCGCGGTCGGGTTCGCGCTCACCGCCTATCCGGTTGGCGTGGTCAACGGCTGGATCACCCGCGAACAGGCCCGCGCCCGCACCCTCGCCACGCTGGAATGGTTCGCCGCCGCACCTCAGGGGTCGGGTGCCGACGATGCCAGTGGCCACAAGGGCTTCTTCTATCACTTCCTGGGCGTGACCAAGGGGTTGCGCTTCGCGCGTGCCGAACTGTCGACGATCGATACCGCGCTGCTGATCGCCGGGGTTTTGTTTGCGGGAACGTGGTTCGACGATCGCACCGATCCTGCCGAGGCGCGGATCAGGACACTTGCCGACCAATTGTATGTCGCGATCGACTGGACGTGGATCGTCCCGCGGCCGCCGTTCCTCTCGATGGGCTGGCACCCGGAAAGCGGCTTCATCCCTTCCGACTGGAATATCTATAATGAGGGGATGCTGATGTACCTCCTCGCGATCGCATCGCCGACGCACCCGCTGCCGCCCGCAACATGGGGTGCGCTGACGCAGCGTTTCGAAGCGGCGTGGACCGATCGCTGGGGCGAACCGTACCTGCATTATCCCCCCCTGTTCGTGCATCAGTACAGCCACGTCTGGATAGATTTCCGCGGCATCCAGGATCCCTTCATCAAGTCGAAGGGTATCGATTATTTCGAGAACAGCCGCCGCGCGGTGCGCAACCAGCGCGCCTATGGCATCGCCAATCCCGGCGGCTGGGTCGGCTATGACAAGGATTGCTGGGGCTGGACCGCATGCGACGGCCCCGGAGATTTCAAGCTGACGCTACGTGGCCGTCAGCGTCAATTCTTCAGCTATTCCGAACGGGGTCCGGGCACGCGCGACGACGGTACGATCGCGCCGACCGCCGCCGCCGGGTCGATCGCTTTCGAACCGGAGCTGGCCGCCACCTGTCTCCGCACGATGCACCAGCGTTACGGCGAAGGAATCTACGGCAAATACGGTTTCCTCGATTCGTTCAATCCGACGCTGACCGACGCGAACGCACCGTTGAAACACGGGCAAATCGTGACTGGCACTGGCTGGGTCGACAAGGATTATCTGGGAATCGATCAGGGTCCGATCGTCGCGATGATCGAGAACCAGCGGACCGGCCTGATCTGGAAGACGATGCAGCGCAATCCGCATCTGCGCCGCGGACTCGAGCGGGCAGGCTTTCGTGGCGGCTGGCTGGGATAA
- a CDS encoding acetyl-CoA C-acyltransferase: MREAAIVSTARTAIGKAYRGAFNATEAPVLAGHVMNAAVERAGIDPARIDDIFWGVGNQWGTTGGNAGRMAVFAAGLPQSVPAFTLDRKCGSGLTSVALAARTIMCGEADVALAGGMESISHTVTKDAARYVNRSVVDREPAAYIPMIETAEIVAQRYGITRAAQDEYAAMSQQRAAAGLARGAFFEEIVPITVERALFDKGGNRTGSETITVSADEGIRADTTVEGLAGLKTVWAGGDFTGPGTSVTAGNASQLSDGASAQLLMDRATAEAEGKDILGIYRGFQSAGCGPDEMGIGPVFAVPKLLDRAGLSVADIGLWELNEAFASQCLYCRDTLGIDPDRYNVNGGAIAVGHPFGMTGSRLIGHALIEGRKRGVRYVVVTMCTAGGMGAAGLFEIV; encoded by the coding sequence ATGCGTGAAGCTGCGATCGTCTCCACCGCCCGCACCGCCATCGGAAAAGCGTATCGCGGCGCCTTCAATGCGACCGAAGCGCCGGTCCTGGCCGGCCATGTGATGAACGCCGCGGTCGAACGGGCGGGGATAGACCCGGCGCGGATCGACGACATCTTCTGGGGCGTCGGCAATCAATGGGGCACGACCGGCGGCAATGCCGGAAGGATGGCGGTGTTCGCCGCAGGCCTGCCGCAAAGCGTGCCGGCGTTCACGCTCGATCGCAAATGCGGGTCGGGCCTCACCTCCGTGGCATTGGCGGCGCGCACCATTATGTGCGGCGAGGCGGATGTCGCGCTCGCCGGAGGCATGGAATCGATCAGCCATACCGTGACGAAGGACGCGGCCCGCTACGTCAACCGTAGCGTTGTCGACCGGGAACCCGCCGCGTACATCCCGATGATTGAAACGGCCGAGATCGTCGCGCAACGCTACGGGATCACGCGCGCCGCTCAGGACGAATATGCCGCGATGAGCCAGCAACGCGCCGCCGCCGGACTGGCCCGCGGCGCCTTTTTCGAAGAGATCGTGCCGATCACGGTCGAGCGCGCGCTGTTCGACAAGGGTGGCAATCGCACCGGCAGCGAGACGATCACCGTGTCTGCCGACGAAGGCATCCGCGCGGATACGACTGTTGAGGGGCTTGCCGGGTTGAAGACGGTATGGGCCGGCGGTGACTTCACCGGTCCCGGCACCAGCGTCACTGCCGGCAATGCCAGTCAGTTATCCGACGGCGCGTCTGCGCAATTGCTGATGGACCGCGCGACGGCCGAGGCAGAAGGCAAGGATATCCTCGGCATCTACCGCGGCTTCCAGTCCGCGGGCTGCGGTCCGGACGAAATGGGCATCGGCCCCGTCTTCGCCGTACCGAAGCTCCTCGATCGCGCCGGACTGTCGGTGGCGGACATCGGCCTGTGGGAACTCAACGAGGCGTTCGCATCGCAATGCCTGTATTGCCGCGATACGCTGGGGATCGATCCCGACCGCTATAATGTCAACGGCGGTGCGATCGCGGTGGGGCATCCGTTTGGCATGACCGGCAGCCGCCTGATAGGCCATGCCCTGATCGAGGGCCGCAAGCGTGGCGTTCGCTATGTTGTGGTGACGATGTGCACGGCAGGGGGCATGGGAGCGGCCGGGCTGTTCGAGATCGTCTGA
- a CDS encoding 2-oxo acid dehydrogenase subunit E2 codes for MARFTFKLPDIGEGIAEAEIVAWHVAIGDRVEEDQNIADMMTDKATVEMESPVSGVVVELAGEVGDQVAIGAALVVIETDAADEDGDVVVAPPSPEQAEVAQQYEAENPGVEEAKISSPLVAEQGALPAQSSGKLRGSGASEPAHQSPPHPSSAVGGPLPLPQGEREHVLASPAVRARAKDLGIDLAQVKTDVDRVRHADLDAYLRYNAGQGYQSPGASRARPDEQVRVIGMRRRIAENMAASKRYIPHFTYVDEIDVTALEAMRADLNDHRGQRPKLTMLPLLIVAICRTLPEFPMLNARYDDEAGMVTRSGRVHLGMAAQTDAGLTVPVIRDAQDKNVWQLATEITRLAEAARANKLKPDELGNGTITVTSLGPLGGIATTPVINRPEVAIIGPNKIVERPVFTGRGDEIRRAKLMNLSISCDHRVVDGWDAASYVQALKKQLETPVLLFAD; via the coding sequence CGCGATCGGCGACCGCGTCGAGGAAGACCAGAACATCGCCGACATGATGACGGACAAGGCGACGGTCGAGATGGAGTCGCCGGTATCGGGCGTAGTCGTGGAACTGGCGGGCGAGGTCGGCGATCAGGTTGCGATCGGTGCCGCGCTGGTGGTCATCGAAACCGATGCGGCGGACGAGGATGGCGACGTGGTGGTTGCGCCGCCCAGCCCGGAGCAGGCCGAGGTCGCCCAGCAGTATGAGGCGGAGAACCCAGGGGTCGAAGAGGCTAAAATCTCCTCTCCCCTTGTGGCAGAGCAAGGGGCTCTCCCGGCGCAGTCGAGTGGGAAGCTGAGGGGGAGTGGCGCAAGCGAGCCCGCCCATCAAAGTCCCCCTCACCCTTCCTCCGCCGTTGGCGGCCCCCTCCCTCTGCCACAAGGGGAGAGGGAGCATGTCCTCGCATCGCCCGCAGTCCGCGCGCGGGCAAAGGACCTCGGTATCGACCTTGCCCAGGTGAAGACCGACGTCGACCGCGTGCGCCACGCCGATCTCGACGCGTATCTGCGTTACAATGCCGGGCAGGGCTATCAGTCCCCCGGTGCGTCGCGCGCGCGCCCCGATGAGCAGGTTCGCGTCATCGGCATGCGCCGTCGCATCGCGGAGAACATGGCGGCGTCGAAGCGCTACATCCCGCACTTCACGTACGTCGATGAAATCGACGTCACCGCGCTGGAGGCGATGCGCGCCGACCTGAACGATCACCGTGGCCAACGCCCGAAGCTGACGATGCTGCCGCTGCTGATCGTCGCGATTTGCCGCACGTTGCCCGAATTCCCGATGCTCAATGCGCGCTACGACGACGAGGCCGGCATGGTCACGCGATCGGGCCGCGTCCACCTCGGCATGGCGGCGCAGACGGACGCCGGGCTGACCGTGCCGGTGATCCGCGATGCGCAGGACAAGAACGTCTGGCAACTCGCGACCGAGATCACCCGCCTGGCCGAGGCTGCGCGTGCGAACAAGCTGAAGCCGGACGAACTCGGAAACGGTACGATCACCGTGACATCTCTGGGACCGCTCGGCGGTATCGCGACGACTCCGGTCATCAACCGCCCGGAAGTTGCCATCATCGGCCCCAACAAGATCGTGGAACGCCCGGTATTTACGGGGCGGGGCGACGAGATCCGGCGCGCGAAGCTGATGAACCTGTCGATCAGTTGCGACCACCGCGTTGTCGACGGCTGGGACGCGGCCAGCTATGTTCAGGCGCTCAAGAAGCAGCTGGAGACGCCGGTCCTGCTGTTCGCCGACTGA